In the genome of Metabacillus litoralis, the window TACGATAACATTAAACGAACTGAAGCAATGCTGGAGCAATATGAAGAGAAGCTATTATTATTTCAAAAATTTCAAGAGAGACAAAAGTTAATGACAAAACTACGTGAATTTTCTCCTACCATTGAGAACAAAGCTATGTTTGATTCATTACTAAATGAACTTGAGAAATTAGATTAGGAGGCGGCATATTATGGCATTTGAAGGATTAGCCGACCGACTGCAGAATACGATGGCCAAAATTCGCGGCAAAGGAAAGGTATCTGAAGCGGATGTAAAAGAAATGATGCGTGAAGTACGCCTTGCTCTTTTAGAAGCGGATGTTAACTTCAAAGTCGTGAAGGACTTTATTAAGCGCGTAAGTGAGCGCGCTGTTGGTCAAGAAGTTATGAAAAGCTTAACTCCAGGCCAACAGGTCATTAAAGTAGTTAAAGACGAGCTGACTGAGCTGATGGGTGGAGAGCAGAGTAAAATAGCTGTGTCTAACCGCCCGCCAACGGTAATTATGATGGTTGGTTTACAGGGTGCTGGTAAAACAACAACTACCGGTAAACTGGCAAATTTATTAAGAAAAAAACATAACCGTAAGCCGTTACTTGTTGCTGCTGATATTTACCGTCCTGCGGCGATCAAGCAGCTAGAGACGTTAGGTAAACAATTGGATATGCCTGTTTTCTCATTAGGCGATCAAGTTAGCCCAGTTGAAATTGCGACTAAGGCTTTAGCCCACGCAAAAGAAGAACATCATGATTACGTTATTATTGATACTGCAGGTCGTCTTCATATTGATGAAAATCTAATGGAAGAGCTTGAGCAGGTAAAAGAAATTGCG includes:
- a CDS encoding putative DNA-binding protein, producing MMLEKTTRLTYLFDFYQSLLTPKQKSYMSLYYLDDFSLGEIAEEYDVSRQAVYDNIKRTEAMLEQYEEKLLLFQKFQERQKLMTKLREFSPTIENKAMFDSLLNELEKLD